A window from Solanum stenotomum isolate F172 chromosome 5, ASM1918654v1, whole genome shotgun sequence encodes these proteins:
- the LOC125865949 gene encoding anthocyanidin 3-O-glucosyltransferase-like: protein MTTSQLHIALLAFPFGSHAAPLLTLVQKITPFLPSNTIFSFFNTSISNTSIFSKTPNQENIKIYNIWDGVKQGNDTPIGREAIELFIHSTPTNFEKSMKEAEEETGVKFSCIISDAFLWFSSEFANKMNIPWIAFWTAGSCSLSIHLYTDLIRSNDETLLKIPGFSSTLKMSDMPPEVIAESLKGPMPSMLYNMAINLHKANAVVLNSFEELDPIINKDLKSKLQKVLNIGPLVILSSNNVFLDANSDESGCIQWLDNQKERSVVYLSFGTVTTLPPNEIIAIAEALEDKKMPFIWSLRDNGVKILPKGFLERTKEYGKIISWAPQLEILAHRSVGVFVTHCGWNSILEGISYGVPMICRPFFGDQKLNSRMVESVWEIGLQIEGGNFTKSGTISALDTFFNEEKGKVLRKNVEGLKEKALEAVKLDNGSSIENFKVLVELVKCHKPT, encoded by the coding sequence atGACAACTTCTCAACTTCATATTGCACTTCTTGCTTTCCCTTTTGGAAGTCATGCAGCTCCTTTACTAACACTTGTTCAAAAAATCACTCCATTTTTACCatcaaacacaattttttccttcttcaacacATCAATTTCCAACACatcaattttctcaaaaactccaaATCAAGAAAACATCAAGATCTACAATATTTGGGATGGTGTCAAACAAGGCAATGACACACCTATTGGGCGCGAAGCAATTGAACTCTTCATACATTCAACACCTACAAATTTCGAAAAATCAATGAAAGAAGCAGAGGAGGAAACAGGGGTGAAATTTTCTTGCATTATTAGTGATGCATTTTTATGGTTTTCTTCTGAATTTGCTAACAAAATGAATATCCCTTGGATTGCATTTTGGACTGCTGGCTCATGTTCATTGTCTATCCATTTGTACACTGATTTAATTCGATCGAATGATGAAACATTGTTGAAAATCCCAGGATTTTCATCAACTTTGAAAATGAGTGACATGCCACCTGAAGTTATAGCAGAGAGTTTAAAAGGGCCAATGCCATCTATGCTATACAACATGGCAATAAATTTACACAAAGCTAATGCTGTTGTATTGAATTCCTTTGAAGAATTGGATCCAATTATCAACAAAGACCTCAAATCAAAGCTCCAAAAGGTACTTAACATTGGCCCTTTAGTAATATTATCATCAAATAATGTATTTCTAGACGCGAATTCTGATGAAAGTGGATGTATCCAATGGCTTGATAATCAAAAGGAAAGATCGGTTGTGTATCTAAGTTTTGGTACTGTTACAACATTACCTCCTAATGAAATTATCGCGATAGCAGAAGCGTTGGAAGATAAAAAGATGCCATTTATTTGGTCATTAAGAGATAACGGAGTCAAGATTTTGCCTAAGGGGTTTCTTGAAAGAACAAAGGAATATGGGAAAATAATTTCTTGGGCACCCCAATTGGAAATCTTGGCACATAGGAGTGTTGGTGTTTTTGTAACGCATTGTGGATGGAACTCGATTCTGGAAGGCATATCATATGGTGTGCCTATGATATGTAGGCCTTTTTTTGGTGACCAAAAATTGAATAGTAGAATGGTGGAAAGTGTTTGGGAAATTGGTTTGCAAATTGAAGGTGGGAATTTTACTAAAAGTGGAACAATTAGTGCATTGGATACTTTTTTTAATGAGGAAAAAGGGAAAGTATTAAGGAAAAATGTTGAAGGGCTAAAAGAAAAGGCATTAGAAGCTGTGAAATTAGATAATGGGAGTTCAATAGAAAATTTCAAGGTTCTAGTTGAGCTAGTTAAATGTCACAAGCCCACTTGA
- the LOC125864232 gene encoding NAC transcription factor 32-like, which yields MESYEKNMALINSNSQNPNPIMQDQNQIIFNDNYVFPVGYRFCPHDDELIVHYLLKRIRNEVLPHDKIKDVNLYKYSPYDLAGIYPELGEKEWYFFTPRDRKYPNGHRPNRAAGRGYWKATGADKHIQHNNVEVGFRKALVFYEGKPPKGIKTNWIMHEYRVDESRRIKMHASDMKLDDWVLCMIYKRSTKSKGNKKKEHEQEDDKHELEDANKINYLQNYGETMDSCVEFAIRQFEMPYQYLPSSFGNMSTGYNNTFPNVDFNNLYQDPLNNLYQDPYYNIGTIESQNNIDSTESQNGHDDDSLDESTDQ from the exons ATGGAGTCATATGAGAAAAACATGGCATTAATCAACTCcaattctcaaaaccctaaccctaTAATGCaagatcaaaatcaaataattttcaaTGATAATTATGTTTTTCCAGTGGGTTATCGTTTTTGTCCACATGATGACGAACTTATCGTTCATTACCTCCTGAAAAGAATCAGGAATGAAGTTTTACCCCATGATAAGATCAAGGACGTTAATCTTTATAAGTATAGTCCTTATGATCTTGCAG GGATTTATCCTGAGCTGGGAGAAAAAGAATGGTATTTCTTCACTCCAAGGGATAGGAAATATCCTAACGGTCATAGGCCAAATCGTGCTGCGGGAAGAGGCTATTGGAAGGCTACTGGAGCTGATAAACATATACAACATAATAATGTTGAAGTTGGATTTCGAAAGGCTTTGGTTTTCTATGAAGGTAAACCTCCCAAAGGAATTAAAACGAATTGGATTATGCACGAATATAGGGTGGATGAGTCGCGCAGAATCAAAATGCATGCATCTGATATGAAG CTCGACGATTGGGTTCTATGTATGATTTACAAGAGATCTACCAAGTCCAAAGGTAATAAGAAGAAGGAGCATGAGCAAGAAGATgacaagcacgagttagaagaTGCTAACAAAATCAATTATCTGCAGAATTATGGAGAGACTATGGATTCATGTGTAGAATTTGCTATACGACAGTTCGAGATGCCTTATCAGTACCTTCCATCATCATTTGGAAACATGTCTACAGGTTACAACAACACTTTCCCAAATGTCGATTTCAACAATTTGTACCAGGATCCTCTCAACAATTTGTACCAGGATCCTTATTACAACATAGGTACGATTGAATCTCAGAATAACATAGATTCGACTGAATCTCAAAATGGTCATGATGATGATTCTCTTGATGAGAGCACAGATCAATAA